GCGCCTTCGCAGCGCCTGGATGCGGTGGCCGCCCGCTACGTGGGCGAGCTGCCCCGCCCCATCCGCACGCTGCTGGGCGGCCTGGGCGTGACCTCCAACATGCAGGACGTGCGCGGCGCCGCGCTGGCCAGCTACCTGCTGTTCGAGGCCGGCTACACGCGCGAACTCATGGCCCTTGGCCGGGCGGACGCCCTGGCGCGCCGCAGCGAGATCTGCCGATTCTTCGGCTGGGCCGACGCGGGCAACGCGGTGCGGGCGCCTGCCGTTTGAGCCCGCACACCCGGCCCGGAGTCACCCCTCCTATCGGAGACAACCGATGCCCTTTGCGCCCCGCCCCCACTTTCCATCGGCCATCGCCCGCACGGCCCGCACCAGCCTGGCGGCGGCCGCGATCGCCGCGCTGACCGCCGGCTGCACGCATCCGCCGGCCGGCCCGAAGGCGGCTGCCGCCGCTCCTGCCGCGGCACCGCTGTCCACGGCCGAAGCCCCACCCGCCCCCACCCCGTGCCCCAAAGGCCTGCCCGCCGCCACGCGCTGCCTGAGCGGGCAGGACTCGGCCGGCGCCCACTACCTGATCGCCATCCCCGCGGACTGGAACGGCACGCTGGTGTTGCACGCCCACGGCGGCCCCACGCTCGGCGCTCCACGCCTGTCGCGCACGGAGGAAGACCTGGAGCGCTGGGCCGTCGTGCCGCGCGCCGGCTACGCCTGGGCCGGCTCCACCTACCGCCAGGGCGGCGTGGCGGTGCATGCCGCGGCCGAAGACACCGAGCGGCTGCGGCGCATCTTCGTGCAGCACGTGGCCGCGCCGCGCATGACGCTGCTGCACGGCCAGTCGTGGGGCGCCAGCGTGGCCGCCGTGGGCGCATCGCTCTTCACCGACGACGGCCACGGCAAACGCCCCTACGACGGTGTACTGCTCACCAGCGGCGTGCTGGCCGGCGGCAGCCGGGCGTACGACTTCCGGCTCGACCTGCGGGTGATCTACCAGGCGCTGTGCGCCAACCACCCGCTGCCCGCCGAAGCCCAGTACCCGCTGTGGATGGGCCTGCTGCCCGATGCCACGCTGAAACCCGCCGAACTGAAACGCCGCGTGGACGGCTGCCTGGGCCTGGACCGGCCCGCGGCGCAGCGCACGGCCGCGCAGCAGTCGCGCGTCCAGACCATCGTGCAGACCGTGCGCATCCGCGAAAGCGCCATCCACGGCCACCTGAACTGGGCCACCTGGCACTTCCAGGACATCGTGCAGCGGCGCACCGGCGGCGCCAACCCCTTCGGCAACCGGGGCGCGGTGTACACCGGCTCGAGCGACGATGCCGCGCTCAACCGCAGCGTGCAGCGCTACCGCGCCGATCCGCAGGCCGTGGCCACCTTCGCGCGCGACACCGACCCCGACGGGCGCATCCCGGTGCCGGTGCTGACCGTGCACGGCGTGGACGATCCCACCGCCTTCGTCGAGATGGAGGACAGCTTTCGCCGCACGATGGAGCGCGCCGGCACGGCCGGCCACCTGGTGCAGACCTTCACGGCCGACAAATCCCACAGCTACCTGACCGATGCCGCCTATCCCACGCTGCTGGCGGCGCTCGGCCAGTGGGTGCGCGGCGGCCCGCCCCCCACGCCGGCGGGCATCGCCGCGCAATGCCCGGGCGTGCAGGCGACGTTCGGCGGCGAGTGCCGGTTCCTGCCCGGGTACCGGCCGCAGCCGCTGGAGCCCCGGGTGACGCCGCGCGAGCGGCCATGAGGCCCCTGCGGGCAGCCCAGGCCGCGCGGGCCGGGGCGAGCGCCTAAAATCCGCGGCTTGTCCGCGTTTTTCGCGGCCCACCCCGAACGCCCGCACCCGATGACCGCACGCAAGATCTTCGTCACCACCGCCCTGCCGTATGCCAACGGCAACTTCCACATCGGCCACATCATGGAATACATCCAGGCCGACATCTGGGTGCGGTATCAAAGAATGCAGGGCGCCCAGGTGAACTTCGTGGGCGCGGACGATGCCCACGGCGCGCCGATCATGATCGCGGCCGAGAAGGCCGGCAAGACGCCCCAGCAGTTCGTGGCCGACATCGCCGCCGGCCGCAAGCCCTATCTGGACGGTTTTCACATCGCGTTCGACAACTGGCACAACACCGACGCGCCCGAGAACCACGCGCTCGCCCAGCAGATCTACCGCGACCTCAAGGCCAACGGCCTCATCGAGACGCGCACCATCGAGCAGTTCTTCGACCCCGAGAAGAACATGTTCCTGCCCGACCGCTTCATCAAGGGCGAATGCCCCCGGTGCCATGCCAAGGACCAGTACGGCGACAACTGCGAGAACTGCGGCGCCGTCTATGCGCCCACCGACCTCATCCAGCCCTTCTCGGCGCTGTCGGGCGCCAAGCCGGTGCTGAAAAGCTCGGAGCATTTCTTCTTCAAGCTCTCCGACCCGCGCTGCGTCGATTTTTTGCAGGAATGGACGCAGAACGGCGTGCACGTGCAGCCCGAGGTGGCCAACAAGGTCAAGGAATGGTTCACCGTGCGCACCAACCCGGACGGCAGCACCAGCGAGGGCCTGGGCGACTGGGACATCAGCCGCGACGCGCCCTACTTCGGCATCGAGATCCCCGATGCGCCGGGCAAGTACTTCTACGTGTGGCTGGACGCACCCGTGGGCTACCTCGCCTCGCTCAAGAACCTTCTGGAAAAGCGCGGCGAAGACTACGAGGCCTACATGGCCGACCCGCTGCTTGAGCAGTACCACTTCATCGGCAAGGACATCGTCACCTTCCACACCCTGTTCTGGCCCGCCATGCTGAAGTTCAGCGGCCGCAAGACGCCCGACAAGATCTGCGTGCACGGCTTTCTCACCGTGAACAACGGCGAGAAGATGAGCAAGAGCCGCGGTACGGGCCTGGACCCGCTCAAGTACCTGGGCCTGTCGATGAACCCCGAATGGCTGCGCTACTACATCGCCGCCAAGCTCAATGGCCGCAACGAGGACATCGACTTCAACCCCGAAGACTTCATGGCCCGGGTCAACAGCGACCTGATCGGCAAGTTCGTCAACATCGCCTCGCGCGCGGCAGGCTTCATCGCCAAGCGCTTCGGCGGCCAGCTGGGCGCCATGAGCGGCGACGGCCAGGCCCTGCTCGCCACGCTGGCGGGCCAGGGCGGCACCATCGCCGAGGCCCTCGAAAAGCGCGACACCGCCCGCGCCCTGCGCGAGGTGATGCTGCTGGCCGACCGCGTGAACGAGTACGTGGACGCAAACAAGCCCTGGGAACTGGCCAAGCAGGACGGCATGGACGCGCGCCTGCAGGACGTGTGCACGACCTGCATCGAGGCCTTCCGCGTGCTCGCCATCTACCTCAAGCCCGTGCTGCCCGCCCTGGCCGCGCAGGTCGAAGCCTTCCTGAACGTCGCGCCGCTCGCCTTTGCCGATGCGCAGACGCTGCTGGGCGCCGGCCACACCATCGGCACCTACCAGCATTTGATGCAGCGCGTGGACGTGAAGCAACTCGACGCCCTGTTCGAGCCGCCCGCGGCGCCTGAGCCCGAAAAGACCGTGCCCGGCGGCGAGGAGATCGCGCCCACCATCACCATCGACGACTTCGCCAAGATCGACCTGCGCATCGCGCAGATCGTGAACTGCGAGCCGGTCGAAGGCTCGACCAAGCTGCTGCGCCTGACGCTCGATGTGGGCGAAGGCCGCCACCGGAATGTGTTCAGCGGCATCGCCAGCGCCTACCAGCCCGCCGACCTGATCGGCAAGCTCACCGTGATGGTGGCCAACCTCGCCCCGCGCAAGATGAAGTTCGGCATCAGCGAGGGCATGGTGCTGGCCGCCAGCCATGGTGATGAGAAGGCCCATCCGGGTATCCACGTGCTGGAACCCTGGCCTGGCGCCACGCCAGGTATGCGCGTTCGCTGAGCGGGCCCAGGCAGTTCTGTCATCTAACTCGCCGGAAAACCAGAAGCCAACTTAAACCCTGGTAGCCCCATGAGGGCGACGGCACGCACAACCCACCGGCTCGATCAAGGGCGACGACGGCTTGGTCGTGCTGGATCGCCACGGCAACGGCCTGATCGACTCTGGGCGCGAACTCTTCGGCGATCAGACTCTAAAACCCGTGGACAGCTACGGCCAAACGCTCGCCTACGCCAATGGCCCTAGCAGCGGAAGATGGCACCGGCGGCAAGTTGATCGACGCCAACGATGCGGTGTATTAGCAACGGCGCATCTAGAAGCACGTCAACCAGCACCGGATTTCCCAGGCGGGCGAGCTGCACACCCTGGCCGATCTGGGCATCGCCAGCATCGGCGTGGCAGGTACCGCCAGCAACGTGAATCTGGGCAATTGCAACACCCAGCCCTTGAGCGGCAGCTTCACCCGCACCAATGGCACCACCGGGGTTAGCGGCGTGGCCGAGGTCACCGGCAGCCTGCTGCTGGCCTCCAACAACTTCTATCGCGAGTTCACCGACGACCCGGCGGTGACGGCAGCGGCGGGTGCCTTGCCTCAGATGGGCGGCAGCGGCTTGGTGCGCGATCTGCGCGAGGCGATGAGATTGCCCGGCGAGGCGGCGCAGCCCATATCAGATTGCTATCAAAAGAGGAGCAAAACAAGCAATCAATACGCCGGCATGAGAGGGATTTCATGCAAAAAGCAAACGAGAGCCCATTTCAAAGTCTTGCAGGCAGGCCGACAGGGCTTTGAAATGGGTTTCGATGCAACGCAAAGGATGTAGACTTCAAAGTAACGTAATTTATTGTTCACATGAACATCCCAGCCACTGGAAGCGCGTCATGGTTGCGCGGTGTCCCGGTGGGTCCGGCCCCCCCTATCGGCGTCGCTGGCGCCTCATGCTAGGAAATTGCTATCGAAAAAAGAGCAAGGTAGGCAATCGATACGCCGGGATGAAAGGGATTTCATGCAAAAAACCTCGAAAACACCCGGACGAACGCGGAAAATCCGAGCGCCTTGTGAACTGGAACCGGTTTCAAAGCCTTGCGGGTTGACCGCCAGTGCTTTGAAATCGGGTTTCGATGAAACGGAAGGAATGTGAATCTTGAATAATTTCTCAACGGTGTTTCAACGTGAAAGGGAGTTCTGGTAATGGATTCGGTTTTTAAGAAAAGCAAGGTGCCGCGCAAGGGGCGATGGATCATCGTCGTGCTGGCGTTGATGATTCTGTACATGGGCTATGTGGCATGGCGGTTGGCCAGAGTCGGAAACAACGCCTTTGCCGCAGGCTTTCAGCCACCGGAAATGGCGGCGGCGCAATACACCGACCGCACGGTGCGCGCGAATCTGGGTGGGGTGCCCGTGGCGATTCCGCCGTATTTTGCGGAGTACGTGGAATATGACGGTGACCCCGGTTGGGGAGAAAATCGGAAGGGGCCGAAACCTGTCAGAACACCGGATTCCAAGATCAGAAGTTTCGGCTTTGATGTGCGCTATCCCGACATGGTGGGCAAGAGTACGCCTGAATTATGGGATGACTATAGAAAAAGGAGGCTGGCAACAGACCAGTGGATTAGAGTAGGTCTTAGCTCTGGGGAAGATTATAAAAATGCCGGAGGAATTAATCGAATGGCGCAGGGCGTCCAAAATAGATCATCCGAATCCGATGCCAAGCATTGGTGGAATATTTATGAAAAACTAAAAGAAGATGAACACGGATTGGAAGTTTATGCACATCCAGGAATGAATACTGAAACCGGAAAATTCCATCGAGAGCATGAAAATGCTAAGGACATTTTTTTCAAGAAAAACAACGAAGACCAAGTAACGACCTATATTTCTTGTAGCAATCGAGAAATTCCATCAGCCCCATGCACTCATCATTTTGAGTTGGACCCGGAAATGCATGCATCGGTCACCGTGAGTTATCGGCGTGGCTTGCTCCCCGAATGGCAGCAGATTCAGGAAAAGGTCAAAAAGACCGTTTTGGGTTTTGCAGTGAACGAGCAGAAGTGATTTTTATATTTCAAAAAGCAAGTCATGAACAACCTGACAGTTTCGCAATTGACGTCGTATCGCAGTGCCATCAATGCGGGAGGCGTGAGCGCCGCTCGGGAGGTGTATTCCGATCTCTATTCTCAGGGCTACAACTACGCAGGCTGGGCCTTGGGCGTCGCCACCGGCAACACCATTACTGGGCAGTCGGCCCTGGATTATCTGGGCGGCACGGCCATGATCGGATTGGGCGGCGATGCCTGCCGCAATCTGACGCCCGCCCAAATCGACAAGATTCGCATGGATATGTCGCTTGGATATATTAATACGCTGATCGATATCGCAGATAAAGAAGGGATTTTGAGCAGAGACGTCCGTTTTAGTGAGACAGCCAGATTTCATGAAGATGCCTTCAAAGAAAGCGGCCTCACCCTGGAAAACTGGACCCTGAACGTCCCCATGGAAATCATCCGCCGCCAGCAGGGTGACCAGGCGGTGGAAGAGCTGTGGACCCGCATCCGGGACACCGGAGGCGATGGCATCGACGCTTTGCTGATCAGCACCGGGCTGGCCAACACCGTGGGCCACGCCAGCGTGTCGCCCGATGCGGATATCCGGCAGATGGCGCAGGACTGGATCGACAAGGTGCCCGGCGTGGCCAACTGGGCCCAGATCGGGCGCTTTACCGAGGTGTTCTCCAAGGCATGGTCCGGCACCCTCGCCGATTGGGGCGGCACGCTAGCGGATGTGGGCGGCATGATTGCCTGGATCGCTAACGACCTGTACCTGAGCGCCCGCAACTGGGTCACCCCCCGCGACCCCCTGGTCCTGGACCTGGACGGAGACGGCATCGAAGCCGTCGGCATCGACCCCGCCCGCCCCATCCTGTTCGACCACGACGGCGACGGCACGCGCAACGCCACCGGCTGGATCAAGGGCGACGACGGCCTCGTCGTGCTGGACCGCAACGGCAACGGGGTCATCGATTCCGGGCGCGAACTGTTCGGCGACCAGACCTTGAAACCCGTGGACATCTATGGCCGAACGCTGGCCTATGCCAACGGCTACGAAGCCCTGGCCGCAGAGGACGGCAACGGCGACAAGGTGATCGACGCCAACGATGCGGTGTATTCGCAACTGCGCATCTGGAAGGACACCAACCAGGATGGAATCTCCCAGGCGGGCGAACTGCACACCCTGGCCGACCTGGGCATCGCCCGCATCGGCGTGGCGGGCACTGCCAGCAATGTGAACCTGGGCAACGGCAACACCCAGCCCTTGAGCGGCAGTTTCACCCGCACCGACGGCACCACCGGCGCGAGCGGCGTGGCCGAGGTCACCGGTAGCCTGCTGCTAGTGTCCTGTCCCGTTAATTCGCAGGCACGATAGCTGCATGGTTTCGGGCCATCCTTGAGGTGCCGCCATGCCCAATGCAACGACCCGAACAGAAATTGCGCTTAGTGAAGTGGAGCGCGCGGAACTGACGTCCATGGCGCGATCACGTTCGCTGCCAGCGGCGTTGTCGCTCAGGGCGCGCATCGTGCTGACTTGCGAAGGCACAGATAAAGCCAGCACCGCGGTTGCGCAGGCTCTGGGGATCAGTCGTAGCACTGTCACCAAGTGGCGCGGGCGCTATGCGCGCCATCGCATTGCAGGGCTTTACGACGAGTTGCGCCCGGGTCGCCCCCGCACGGTAGATGACGAGCGTGTTGCTGAGTTGATTACCAAGACGTTGCACACCAAGCCTGCTGATGGGGGTACCCACTGGAGCACCCGCACGCTGGCCGCCGATACGGGCATCAGCAAGAGCACGGTGGCGCGCTATCTGCAGACCTTCAACCTCAAGCCGCACCGGGCCGACAGCTTCAAGCTGTCGACCGATCCGCTGTTCATCGAGAAGCTGCGCGACGTTGTGGGGCTGTACCTGAACCCACCTGACAA
This region of Acidovorax sp. GBBC 1281 genomic DNA includes:
- the metG gene encoding methionine--tRNA ligase gives rise to the protein MTARKIFVTTALPYANGNFHIGHIMEYIQADIWVRYQRMQGAQVNFVGADDAHGAPIMIAAEKAGKTPQQFVADIAAGRKPYLDGFHIAFDNWHNTDAPENHALAQQIYRDLKANGLIETRTIEQFFDPEKNMFLPDRFIKGECPRCHAKDQYGDNCENCGAVYAPTDLIQPFSALSGAKPVLKSSEHFFFKLSDPRCVDFLQEWTQNGVHVQPEVANKVKEWFTVRTNPDGSTSEGLGDWDISRDAPYFGIEIPDAPGKYFYVWLDAPVGYLASLKNLLEKRGEDYEAYMADPLLEQYHFIGKDIVTFHTLFWPAMLKFSGRKTPDKICVHGFLTVNNGEKMSKSRGTGLDPLKYLGLSMNPEWLRYYIAAKLNGRNEDIDFNPEDFMARVNSDLIGKFVNIASRAAGFIAKRFGGQLGAMSGDGQALLATLAGQGGTIAEALEKRDTARALREVMLLADRVNEYVDANKPWELAKQDGMDARLQDVCTTCIEAFRVLAIYLKPVLPALAAQVEAFLNVAPLAFADAQTLLGAGHTIGTYQHLMQRVDVKQLDALFEPPAAPEPEKTVPGGEEIAPTITIDDFAKIDLRIAQIVNCEPVEGSTKLLRLTLDVGEGRHRNVFSGIASAYQPADLIGKLTVMVANLAPRKMKFGISEGMVLAASHGDEKAHPGIHVLEPWPGATPGMRVR